One Methylobacterium sp. 77 DNA window includes the following coding sequences:
- the der gene encoding ribosome biogenesis GTPase Der — protein MDMPTVAIVGRPNVGKSTLFNRLVGKKLALVDDRPGVTRDRREGDVNFGGLVFRVIDTAGLEQADADSLLGRMRAQTETAILEADVVLFVIDARAGILPADQPFAELVRRAGCPVVLIANKAEGGTGLSGAYEAFSLGLGDPIPFSAEHGEGIGELHDALIEALPKLDDEDEEYDDDPSNRSLKVAIVGRPNAGKSTLINRMLGEERLLVGPEAGITRDSISLDWEWRGRRIKLHDTAGMRRKARIDDKLEKLAVSDGLRAVRFAEVVVVLLDATIPFEKQDLTIIDLIESEGRAVVIGLNKWDLVADQPGLLKKLREDCTRLLPQVRGVSVVPLSGLAGDGIDALMKAVTETFEVWNRRVSTSKINDWLSAATQRNPPPAVAGRRIKIRYATQVKSRPPHFALFGNQLDGLPKSYTRYLVNNLREAFDLPGVPIRLSLRTSKNPFDKENKG, from the coding sequence ATGGACATGCCGACCGTCGCTATCGTCGGACGGCCGAATGTCGGCAAGTCGACCCTCTTCAACCGTCTGGTGGGCAAGAAGCTCGCCCTCGTGGATGACCGCCCCGGCGTGACCCGCGACCGGCGCGAGGGCGACGTCAACTTCGGCGGATTGGTGTTTCGCGTCATCGATACCGCGGGCCTCGAACAGGCCGACGCGGATTCGCTGCTCGGCCGCATGCGTGCGCAGACCGAGACCGCGATTCTCGAGGCCGACGTGGTGCTGTTCGTCATCGACGCCCGCGCCGGCATCCTGCCCGCCGATCAGCCCTTCGCCGAACTCGTTCGCCGTGCCGGTTGCCCCGTGGTGCTCATCGCCAACAAGGCGGAGGGCGGCACCGGCCTCTCGGGCGCCTACGAGGCGTTCTCGCTCGGCCTCGGCGACCCGATCCCGTTCTCGGCCGAACACGGCGAGGGCATCGGCGAGCTGCACGATGCGCTCATCGAAGCTCTGCCCAAGCTCGACGACGAGGACGAGGAATACGACGACGATCCGTCGAACCGCTCGCTGAAGGTCGCCATCGTCGGCCGCCCCAATGCCGGCAAGTCGACCCTGATCAACCGGATGCTCGGCGAGGAGCGCCTGCTCGTCGGTCCCGAGGCCGGTATCACGCGTGATTCGATCTCCCTCGACTGGGAATGGCGCGGCCGCCGCATCAAGCTCCACGACACCGCCGGCATGCGCCGCAAGGCGCGCATCGACGACAAGCTGGAAAAGCTCGCTGTGTCGGATGGCCTGCGCGCCGTGCGCTTCGCCGAAGTGGTGGTGGTGCTCCTCGACGCGACGATCCCGTTCGAGAAGCAGGACCTGACCATCATCGATCTCATCGAGAGCGAGGGCAGGGCGGTGGTCATCGGCCTCAACAAGTGGGATCTGGTGGCGGATCAGCCCGGCCTGCTGAAGAAGCTGCGCGAGGATTGCACCCGCCTGCTGCCGCAGGTTCGCGGCGTCTCCGTGGTGCCGCTCTCGGGGCTCGCCGGCGACGGCATCGATGCACTGATGAAGGCCGTGACCGAGACCTTCGAGGTCTGGAACCGCCGCGTCTCCACCTCGAAGATCAACGATTGGCTGAGTGCCGCGACCCAGCGCAACCCGCCTCCGGCGGTGGCCGGCCGCCGCATCAAGATCCGCTATGCCACCCAGGTGAAGAGCCGCCCGCCGCACTTCGCCCTGTTCGGCAACCAGCTCGACGGCCTGCCGAAATCCTACACGCGCTACCTCGTCAACAACCTGCGCGAAGCCTTCGACCTGCCCGGCGTGCCGATCCGGCTCTCGCTCCGGACGTCGAAGAACCCGTTCGACAAGGAGAATAAGGGCTGA
- a CDS encoding tetratricopeptide repeat protein yields the protein MAENNEFIREVNEDYRRDQVAQIWKRYSGLIIAVAILVVAGVGGYRYWQHDQRMRAEAASEKFEAANRLAKDGKSLEADKAFEALEGDAPGGYRMLARFRSATETAKRDPSAGATEYDALAADTKLNDGLRDLARLRSALIRLDQPNPDPALASLQGLAAPTGAFRHTAREMLGLVALKRGEYDAAGRWFDQIIADPQTPANLRQRIEVYAALVAGGPVTVTAAPAAEPAAPPPVTR from the coding sequence ATGGCCGAGAACAACGAGTTCATCCGCGAGGTCAACGAAGACTATCGCCGCGATCAGGTCGCCCAGATCTGGAAGCGCTATAGCGGCCTGATCATCGCCGTGGCGATTCTCGTCGTGGCCGGCGTCGGCGGCTATCGCTATTGGCAGCACGACCAGCGGATGCGCGCGGAAGCGGCTTCCGAGAAGTTCGAAGCCGCCAACCGCCTCGCCAAGGACGGCAAGAGCCTGGAGGCCGACAAGGCTTTCGAGGCGCTGGAGGGCGATGCCCCGGGCGGCTACCGGATGCTGGCCCGCTTCCGCTCGGCCACCGAGACCGCCAAACGCGATCCTTCCGCCGGTGCGACCGAGTACGATGCGCTCGCCGCCGATACGAAGCTCAATGACGGCCTGCGCGACCTAGCCCGCCTCCGCTCAGCGTTGATCCGCCTCGACCAGCCGAACCCCGATCCGGCGCTCGCCAGCCTTCAGGGCCTCGCTGCGCCGACCGGCGCGTTCCGCCACACCGCCCGCGAGATGCTGGGCCTCGTGGCGCTGAAGCGCGGCGAGTACGATGCGGCCGGGCGCTGGTTCGACCAGATCATCGCCGATCCGCAGACGCCGGCGAACCTGCGCCAGCGCATCGAAGTCTATGCCGCCCTCGTCGCCGGCGGCCCGGTCACCGTGACCGCTGCGCCTGCGGCCGAGCCCGCCGCACCCCCGCCCGTGACGCGCTGA
- a CDS encoding NnrU family protein produces the protein MLILILGLVLFLGTHAFSMLRAKRAGVIDEVGESRYKLGYTLLSVLGIVLIAYGFGQYRAHGYIEVWNPPVWTRHLALLLTLLAFIAMASAFLPGHIRARAKHPMLLAVKIWATAHLLANGDLGSILLFGSFLAWAVIARISAKRRARSAGAVAAQHGVVAQPAGWRNDAIAVIVGFVVWFAFAKYLHPLLIGVAAWPGQA, from the coding sequence ATGCTCATCCTGATCCTCGGCCTCGTGCTGTTCCTCGGCACGCACGCCTTCTCCATGCTGAGGGCCAAGCGCGCCGGCGTCATCGATGAGGTGGGCGAGAGCCGGTACAAGCTCGGCTATACCCTCCTGTCGGTGCTCGGCATCGTCCTCATCGCCTACGGGTTCGGCCAATACCGCGCCCATGGCTATATCGAGGTGTGGAACCCGCCGGTCTGGACGCGTCATCTCGCGCTGTTGCTCACGCTCCTCGCCTTCATCGCCATGGCGTCCGCGTTCCTACCCGGCCACATCCGGGCACGGGCCAAGCACCCGATGCTGCTCGCGGTGAAGATCTGGGCGACGGCCCACCTTCTCGCCAACGGCGATCTCGGCTCGATCCTGCTGTTCGGCAGCTTCCTCGCCTGGGCGGTCATCGCACGTATCAGCGCCAAGCGTCGGGCCCGCTCGGCGGGTGCCGTGGCGGCCCAGCACGGCGTGGTCGCGCAGCCGGCCGGCTGGCGCAACGATGCGATCGCGGTGATCGTCGGCTTCGTCGTCTGGTTCGCCTTCGCGAAATATCTACATCCGCTCCTCATCGGCGTGGCTGCTTGGCCGGGCCAGGCCTGA